The following coding sequences lie in one Hyphobacterium sp. CCMP332 genomic window:
- a CDS encoding Fur family transcriptional regulator yields MPDRIEKICVEKGLRMTDQRRVIARILSDAEDHPDAEELHRRAAAEDDRISLATVYRTVRLFEEAGIIERHDFRDGRARYEEASDDHHDHLIDLRSGEVIEFVNEEIERLQEAVARKLGYRLVDHRLELYAVPLNADERK; encoded by the coding sequence ATGCCGGACCGGATCGAGAAAATCTGCGTTGAAAAAGGCCTCCGCATGACCGATCAGCGCCGCGTCATTGCGCGCATTCTGTCGGATGCCGAAGATCACCCTGATGCCGAGGAATTGCACCGGCGCGCCGCGGCCGAGGATGACCGGATTTCTCTGGCGACGGTGTACCGGACGGTTCGCCTGTTCGAGGAAGCCGGCATTATCGAGCGTCATGATTTCCGGGATGGCCGGGCCCGCTATGAAGAAGCCAGTGACGATCACCATGATCATCTGATTGATCTGCGCTCCGGCGAGGTCATTGAATTCGTCAATGAGGAAATCGAACGCCTCCAGGAAGCCGTCGCCCGCAAGCTGGGCTATCGTCTCGTCGATCACAGACTGGAGCTTTATGCCGTTCCGCTGAACGCCGACGAACGCAAGTAA
- the rimI gene encoding ribosomal protein S18-alanine N-acetyltransferase codes for MISVIKKDAFGGLADLHARCFPRGWSSTELAQLAAEPGVIALSAGTPRAAGFILVRVALDEAEVLTLATDPDRRRAGIGRSLLAEALTEARHAGAKTAFLEVSDQNAAAISLYQSAGFVQGGRRRAYYPDGSDALVMEKTLGE; via the coding sequence ATGATCTCCGTCATCAAAAAAGACGCTTTCGGCGGCCTTGCCGATCTGCACGCCAGATGTTTTCCACGCGGTTGGTCCTCGACGGAGCTGGCCCAACTGGCCGCAGAGCCGGGCGTCATCGCCCTGTCAGCCGGGACGCCCCGCGCAGCCGGATTTATTCTGGTTCGTGTCGCGCTGGACGAGGCCGAAGTACTGACACTGGCAACGGACCCCGACAGACGGCGCGCCGGAATTGGCCGATCCCTTCTGGCCGAAGCTCTGACCGAGGCGCGGCATGCCGGAGCGAAGACAGCCTTTCTGGAGGTTTCCGATCAGAATGCCGCGGCCATTTCGCTTTACCAATCGGCGGGGTTTGTTCAGGGCGGGCGAAGGCGTGCCTATTATCCGGATGGATCGGACGCGCTGGTGATGGAAAAGACACTCGGCGAATAG
- the tsaB gene encoding tRNA (adenosine(37)-N6)-threonylcarbamoyltransferase complex dimerization subunit type 1 TsaB, with amino-acid sequence MIDTTGPACSVALRVPGRADLLCSEIMARGQAERLAPMVAEVLVQAGLTPRDLDRIGVTTGPGSFAGTRVGVAFARGLALATGAETVGLSNLEWWAVEAGLADGEPVLVVHDAKRGEVVTQVCQRECARPAALTQSIADALSWLEDRQDTTGSQVKLTGSGAHLLDNGPERASPGLTALLDLAATSQSPFDPPKPFYARPPDAKLPGGHRPEL; translated from the coding sequence GTGATCGATACAACCGGTCCGGCCTGCTCTGTCGCGCTGCGGGTGCCGGGGCGGGCCGACCTTCTCTGTTCCGAAATCATGGCACGCGGACAGGCCGAGCGGCTGGCGCCGATGGTGGCCGAGGTGCTGGTGCAAGCCGGACTGACCCCGCGCGATCTAGACCGGATTGGCGTCACGACCGGTCCCGGCAGTTTTGCCGGAACGCGGGTCGGTGTTGCCTTTGCCCGCGGACTGGCACTGGCCACGGGGGCAGAGACTGTCGGCCTTTCCAATCTGGAATGGTGGGCGGTCGAGGCCGGGCTTGCCGATGGCGAACCCGTTCTTGTGGTTCACGACGCAAAACGGGGCGAGGTCGTGACACAGGTGTGTCAACGCGAATGTGCGAGACCCGCCGCTCTTACGCAGAGCATTGCCGACGCCCTTTCATGGCTTGAAGACAGGCAGGATACGACCGGATCGCAGGTAAAGCTGACAGGATCCGGTGCTCATCTTCTGGACAATGGTCCGGAGCGGGCGTCTCCCGGTTTGACGGCCCTGCTTGATCTGGCGGCCACTTCACAATCACCGTTCGATCCACCGAAACCATTCTATGCGCGCCCGCCGGATGCGAAATTGCCCGGTGGACATCGCCCCGAATTATGA
- a CDS encoding malonic semialdehyde reductase, with product MLDPNISDYDALSDAALDQLFREARTHYAWTDKAIPDETLHALYDLVKMGPTSMNNSPARFVFLTSDAAKARLKPHLMEGNVEKTMTAPVTVIVAWDKTFYEKMPQLFPHSDGARDMMKNTAESNGYRNGTLQGAYLILAARALGLDVGPMSGFSIEGVDKAFFAGDKTRENWTANFLVNLGYGSGEKIFARLPRLSFDEAAAIL from the coding sequence ATGCTCGACCCGAATATTTCAGATTATGACGCGCTTTCTGACGCCGCGCTGGATCAGCTCTTCCGCGAAGCGCGTACTCATTACGCCTGGACGGACAAAGCCATTCCGGACGAGACGCTGCACGCGCTCTATGATCTGGTGAAAATGGGCCCGACGAGTATGAACAACTCTCCGGCGCGCTTTGTTTTTCTCACCTCTGATGCCGCCAAGGCCCGGCTGAAGCCGCATTTGATGGAGGGCAATGTCGAGAAAACCATGACCGCGCCGGTCACCGTCATTGTCGCCTGGGACAAGACGTTTTACGAAAAAATGCCGCAGCTTTTCCCGCATTCGGACGGGGCCCGCGACATGATGAAAAATACCGCGGAATCCAATGGTTATCGCAATGGCACACTGCAAGGCGCGTATCTGATTCTTGCGGCACGCGCTCTGGGCCTGGATGTCGGGCCAATGTCCGGCTTCTCGATCGAGGGCGTCGACAAGGCGTTTTTCGCCGGCGACAAGACTCGGGAAAACTGGACTGCCAATTTTCTCGTCAATCTCGGTTATGGCTCGGGGGAAAAAATCTTTGCCCGCCTGCCGCGACTTTCATTCGACGAGGCCGCCGCAATCCTCTAA
- a CDS encoding NifU family protein: MFIQTEDTPNPNTMKFLPGREIAPESPREFATPEEAEASLLARELFAVDGVTGVFCGADYISVSKDETLDWPHIKPAILGTIMDVLQSGAALFEADGGEADYEPDSGPAKEIKEIIDTRVRPAVARDGGDIIFKGFDEQTGIVALVMRGACAGCPSSTMTLKSGIENLLKHYVPEVREVVAVG, encoded by the coding sequence ATGTTTATCCAGACCGAAGATACACCCAACCCCAATACGATGAAATTCCTGCCCGGGCGCGAGATCGCGCCGGAGAGTCCGCGCGAATTTGCAACGCCTGAAGAGGCGGAGGCATCCTTGCTGGCGCGGGAGCTGTTCGCCGTGGATGGCGTGACCGGTGTGTTCTGCGGCGCGGATTATATATCGGTTTCGAAAGACGAAACCCTAGATTGGCCCCATATCAAGCCGGCCATTCTGGGCACGATCATGGACGTATTACAGTCCGGCGCCGCGCTGTTCGAGGCTGACGGCGGTGAGGCCGATTACGAACCCGACAGCGGTCCGGCAAAGGAAATCAAGGAGATTATTGATACACGTGTCCGCCCGGCCGTGGCGCGCGATGGGGGTGATATCATCTTCAAGGGGTTTGACGAGCAGACCGGTATTGTCGCTCTGGTGATGCGCGGTGCCTGTGCGGGCTGTCCGTCGTCAACGATGACGCTGAAGTCCGGAATCGAGAATCTGCTGAAGCATTACGTCCCCGAAGTCCGCGAAGTCGTCGCGGTTGGATAA
- a CDS encoding universal stress protein → MSEHRRKFLVVADQSEECRTALYFAAKRAQATECGLTLLAVIEPSNFDHWIGVSETMRREAEEEATELLDTLAEDAEAVMGERPELILREDELRKAMADLIEEDARISILVLGAAEAGEGPGPLVTALARGRGLTGARPIPVTVVPGGLSRDAIDDLT, encoded by the coding sequence ATGAGTGAACATCGCCGAAAATTTCTGGTCGTGGCAGATCAGAGCGAGGAGTGCCGCACGGCCCTCTATTTCGCAGCCAAGCGGGCGCAAGCCACGGAATGTGGCCTGACTCTGCTGGCGGTGATCGAGCCTTCGAATTTTGATCACTGGATCGGCGTGTCCGAAACCATGCGCCGTGAGGCCGAGGAGGAAGCGACCGAGTTGCTCGATACGCTGGCCGAGGACGCCGAGGCGGTGATGGGCGAGCGGCCCGAACTGATTCTTCGCGAAGACGAGCTGCGAAAAGCCATGGCCGATCTCATCGAGGAGGATGCGAGAATCTCCATCCTTGTCCTCGGCGCTGCCGAGGCCGGGGAAGGGCCCGGCCCTCTGGTGACCGCCCTGGCACGCGGCCGCGGTTTGACGGGCGCGAGGCCCATTCCGGTGACCGTCGTGCCCGGAGGGCTATCGCGTGACGCCATAGATGACCTCACATGA
- a CDS encoding copper chaperone PCu(A)C, which yields MRFIFALIPALVLAACGNPEAETSSEMDHAAPGDTGAQEQGPVSEQATAIDIRASWMRPHPSGRDVTAAYIVLDLSEGSEDLLQSVEIDGAERVELHGHFMTSEGVMQMREIGPQRVSDEGPLVFTPGGRHLMVFGLAPVVEGDTVNGTLNLQNAGAVPVTFEVRSMPPGQVSEY from the coding sequence ATGCGTTTCATTTTCGCCCTGATCCCCGCCCTTGTGCTGGCCGCTTGCGGCAATCCTGAAGCGGAGACGTCCAGTGAGATGGATCACGCTGCCCCGGGGGATACGGGCGCTCAGGAACAGGGGCCGGTTTCCGAACAGGCGACGGCCATTGATATCCGCGCCAGCTGGATGCGCCCTCACCCGTCAGGGCGCGATGTGACAGCGGCTTATATTGTGCTCGATTTGTCGGAGGGGTCGGAGGACTTGCTGCAATCGGTCGAGATTGACGGCGCTGAACGGGTCGAGCTTCACGGTCACTTCATGACCTCCGAAGGCGTCATGCAGATGCGGGAAATCGGTCCTCAGCGCGTGTCGGATGAGGGGCCGTTAGTGTTCACACCCGGCGGCCGCCACTTGATGGTGTTCGGTCTGGCTCCGGTCGTGGAGGGCGATACCGTCAATGGCACATTGAACCTGCAGAATGCCGGTGCGGTTCCCGTGACCTTTGAGGTCCGGTCCATGCCACCGGGACAGGTCAGCGAATACTAG
- the trpS gene encoding tryptophan--tRNA ligase, with translation MTDVQTYSGPQRILSGMQPTGGLHLGNYLGALVNWVKLQESGAECFYCVVDLHAITMPHDAAELPDKVRGAAAAYIASGVDPEKSAVFAQSAVTAHAELAWVFQCVARLGWLERMTQFKDKAGKDKERASVGLFTYPVLQAADILVYKATHVPVGEDQKQHLELSRDIAARFMRDYDCEGFFPLPDPYIQGAGTRIMSLKDGTKKMSKSDPSDLSRINLSDDADTIARKIKKAKTDPEPLPGSLEEMGDRPEALNLVGIYAALEGSTAEKVISEFGGQGFGVFKPKLAELAVERLSSVANEYARLISDPAEMDRILTRGAERARAVADPVIREVKAKVGFWG, from the coding sequence ATGACCGACGTTCAAACCTATTCCGGACCGCAGCGCATTCTTTCGGGGATGCAGCCCACAGGCGGCCTTCATCTGGGTAATTATCTCGGCGCGCTGGTGAACTGGGTCAAGCTGCAGGAGAGCGGCGCGGAGTGTTTTTACTGCGTGGTGGATCTGCACGCCATCACCATGCCGCACGACGCCGCCGAGTTGCCGGACAAGGTGCGCGGCGCCGCTGCTGCCTATATCGCGTCCGGCGTTGATCCGGAAAAATCGGCTGTCTTCGCTCAGTCGGCTGTCACCGCTCATGCCGAGCTGGCCTGGGTGTTCCAATGCGTGGCCCGTCTGGGATGGCTGGAGCGCATGACCCAGTTCAAGGACAAGGCCGGCAAGGACAAGGAGCGTGCCAGCGTGGGCCTGTTTACCTATCCGGTGCTGCAAGCGGCCGATATTCTGGTCTACAAGGCGACCCATGTTCCGGTCGGCGAAGACCAGAAACAACATCTGGAATTGTCGCGAGATATCGCAGCGCGCTTCATGCGCGACTATGATTGTGAAGGCTTTTTCCCTCTGCCCGATCCTTACATCCAGGGCGCGGGAACGCGGATCATGTCGCTCAAGGACGGGACGAAGAAGATGTCCAAGTCCGATCCATCGGACCTGTCGCGTATCAATCTGTCCGATGATGCCGATACGATTGCGCGCAAGATCAAGAAAGCGAAGACCGACCCTGAACCCCTGCCGGGGTCGCTCGAAGAGATGGGTGACCGTCCCGAAGCGCTCAATCTGGTGGGCATTTATGCCGCGCTGGAAGGGTCAACGGCGGAAAAGGTCATTTCCGAATTCGGCGGTCAGGGGTTTGGCGTTTTCAAACCGAAACTGGCGGAGCTGGCGGTTGAACGCCTGTCGTCTGTGGCCAATGAATATGCCCGGCTGATTTCCGACCCGGCTGAAATGGATCGTATCCTGACCAGAGGGGCTGAGCGGGCTCGCGCCGTGGCCGATCCGGTGATCAGGGAGGTCAAGGCGAAGGTGGGCTTCTGGGGTTAA
- the murJ gene encoding murein biosynthesis integral membrane protein MurJ: protein MRLLRSTFVIGGFTAVSRVLGFLREMLLAAALGAGPVAEAFVVAFRFPNLFRRFFAEGAFNSAFIPLYSRTLEGEGEDEARQFARDTLSVMIVVLSALTVGAQIFMDPIIRVIAPGFVDEPGLFGMTVLFTQITMPYLLLVSLTAMMGGTLNAHDRFAVSAAAPIALNIVMIGVLLAAPPDPETTGLWITIAVPVSGVVQAGLLFWGCRRSGITFSIRLPKLTPKVRRLIALGVPGAIAGGVTQINIVISQLIATLQDGAVALLYYADRLYQLPLGVIGIAMGVALLPSLSRRLRAGDEQGALETTNRAIEISMALTLPATAALIAMPGLLVEGLFQRGAFTPENAESTRLAVQAFAVGLPAFVLIKVFSPGFFAREDTATPMKFAAVSMFLNIVIGAAAFFWIREFAPDRGHVGLAAATSLAGWVNAGLLAFFLGRRNGFRPDRRLYTAIPRLLLAALIAGGVMLGLEIYKADLAGLALGSRLMGAVVASGVGMLVYLLVSLITGGLRISELRAAFARG from the coding sequence ATGCGCCTCCTTCGCTCGACCTTCGTAATTGGCGGCTTTACGGCCGTCAGCCGGGTCCTCGGCTTCTTGCGGGAAATGCTGTTGGCGGCGGCTCTGGGTGCCGGCCCCGTCGCAGAAGCGTTTGTGGTCGCGTTCCGCTTCCCGAATCTGTTCCGGCGTTTCTTTGCCGAAGGGGCCTTCAACTCCGCCTTTATCCCGCTCTATTCCCGGACGCTGGAGGGTGAGGGCGAAGACGAGGCCCGGCAATTTGCCCGCGACACGCTGTCTGTCATGATTGTCGTGCTTTCGGCGCTGACCGTCGGCGCGCAAATCTTCATGGACCCGATCATCCGCGTGATCGCGCCGGGCTTTGTCGACGAGCCGGGCCTGTTTGGCATGACCGTGCTGTTTACCCAGATCACCATGCCCTATCTGTTGCTTGTCTCTCTGACGGCCATGATGGGCGGCACGCTGAACGCGCATGACCGGTTTGCGGTATCTGCTGCGGCACCGATTGCGTTGAATATCGTCATGATCGGCGTGCTTCTGGCGGCCCCACCCGACCCGGAGACAACCGGGTTGTGGATTACCATCGCCGTGCCGGTCTCCGGCGTGGTTCAGGCCGGCCTGCTCTTCTGGGGCTGTCGACGGTCCGGGATCACTTTCTCAATACGGTTGCCGAAACTGACACCCAAGGTGCGCCGCCTGATTGCTCTCGGCGTACCGGGGGCGATTGCGGGGGGTGTGACCCAGATCAATATTGTCATCAGCCAGCTGATCGCCACACTGCAGGATGGCGCTGTGGCGCTGCTCTATTACGCGGATCGTCTTTACCAGTTGCCGCTGGGTGTTATCGGCATTGCCATGGGCGTCGCGCTATTGCCCAGCCTGTCCAGGCGGTTGCGTGCCGGAGACGAGCAAGGTGCCCTCGAGACCACAAACCGGGCGATCGAAATCTCGATGGCGCTGACCCTGCCTGCGACGGCGGCCCTGATCGCCATGCCCGGATTGCTGGTGGAGGGCCTGTTCCAGCGGGGGGCCTTTACGCCCGAGAATGCGGAATCCACACGTCTGGCGGTTCAGGCGTTTGCGGTTGGCCTGCCAGCCTTTGTCCTGATCAAGGTGTTCTCGCCCGGCTTCTTTGCGCGGGAAGACACGGCGACCCCCATGAAATTCGCGGCGGTTTCAATGTTTCTGAATATCGTCATTGGCGCGGCCGCGTTTTTCTGGATCCGGGAGTTTGCGCCGGATCGCGGCCATGTTGGCCTGGCGGCCGCGACGTCACTGGCGGGCTGGGTCAATGCCGGCCTGCTGGCGTTTTTCCTCGGCCGCCGGAACGGATTCCGGCCGGACCGCCGTCTGTATACAGCGATACCGCGGCTGCTTCTGGCCGCGCTGATTGCCGGAGGCGTCATGCTGGGCCTTGAAATATACAAGGCCGATCTTGCCGGCCTTGCTCTGGGCTCCCGGCTGATGGGGGCGGTTGTCGCATCGGGCGTTGGGATGCTGGTTTATCTGCTGGTCAGCCTGATCACAGGCGGGTTGCGGATTTCGGAGTTGCGTGCCGCCTTTGCCCGCGGCTAA
- a CDS encoding [protein-PII] uridylyltransferase: MLVSALPASLDGLKLRAELAAALSDKGWQDVTARLAAIARIKAAIESGREAAFRKLDGAGGGLEAARFLSGVMNAVLVAAFDSLAADAGKVAEGISLLAIGGYGAGELAPSSDIDILFIKPERASKAQKEFLERVIYVLWDSGLDIGGGAVRTVRETLKIANANIGERTSLLSLRHLAGDPAPTEALRQALWDEAQSSGPAFVEAKLAERDSRIAKAGRSRYTVEPNLKESKGGLRDLQLMRWLAQFLYGADAFERWVSSGLLTINDVEKYLRASDFFWTIRFHIHAIVGGKDDRLTFDIQPEIAARMGFDDAEAESAVERFMRRYFLTAMDVGSLTRLVCAKLEADHRKSRPRGLARFLPENDGLDEPVDDAFALVDGRLDFVDPGMIEKDPVLLLRLFWAASAMGADLHPDAIAVVGRNIRHIDDDFRSDPRAVRVFFSILLDSAAPQLVLRLMTEAGLLGKFLPEFGSIVARTQFNMYHRYTVDEHTLQLIGLLREIETGDHPLDHPVATRIVHDIKNRRALHLAALLHDTGKGKGDQCVEGALQARAACTRLGLPKAEVELVAWLVRAHLLMSDTAQRRDIGDPRTVIEFAREVGTLERLNLLTLLTVIDIRSVGPGIWNGWKGQLLRDLYAATRTVLEGDTSSDGEAEIRSLLRGQADEARAAFREKLKRVDDHFAQGWIADLDDSYWLSFSEADRLRHAAFVRAARGRGDLVAAAARVDKRRAATEVMLIAPDRDRLFADIVAVLANLGASVVGAQVSTTASGEAFDVFYVQDAAGQPYGFDRERARDALAERVRRAASGSKTRVTARPSQPLTRRAAAFTVIPSVSIDQTAAETATLIEASGRDRPGLLADLSEALADSGLALQSARIDGYGERATDVFYVLKDGKKLTDERLIADVKAALLTVLTEEEARIEEKARTRGLARARASSGR, encoded by the coding sequence ATGCTTGTTTCCGCTCTTCCGGCATCCCTTGATGGATTGAAACTTCGTGCCGAACTGGCGGCGGCGTTGAGCGACAAGGGCTGGCAGGACGTCACGGCCCGTCTGGCGGCGATTGCCCGGATCAAGGCGGCGATCGAATCAGGCCGTGAGGCCGCGTTCAGGAAGCTGGATGGTGCCGGCGGCGGGCTGGAGGCGGCGCGTTTTCTGTCCGGCGTCATGAATGCCGTTCTCGTGGCGGCATTTGATTCGCTGGCCGCCGATGCGGGCAAGGTGGCCGAGGGTATCTCGCTGCTGGCTATTGGCGGCTATGGGGCAGGCGAGCTCGCGCCCAGCTCTGACATCGATATCCTGTTCATCAAACCGGAACGCGCCAGCAAGGCTCAAAAGGAGTTTCTGGAGCGCGTCATCTATGTGTTGTGGGATTCCGGGCTGGATATTGGTGGCGGGGCTGTACGGACTGTCCGCGAGACGCTGAAGATCGCAAATGCGAATATTGGTGAGCGGACGTCGCTCTTGTCGCTCCGGCATCTGGCCGGGGATCCGGCACCGACAGAAGCCTTGCGTCAGGCCTTGTGGGACGAGGCTCAGTCAAGCGGCCCGGCCTTTGTCGAGGCCAAGCTGGCAGAACGCGACAGCCGGATCGCGAAAGCGGGCCGCTCAAGATACACGGTCGAGCCCAATCTGAAGGAATCCAAGGGCGGGCTGCGCGATCTTCAACTGATGCGCTGGCTGGCGCAGTTTCTCTATGGCGCAGATGCGTTCGAGCGCTGGGTATCTTCCGGTTTGCTGACCATAAACGATGTCGAGAAATATTTGCGGGCATCGGACTTCTTCTGGACCATCCGCTTTCATATCCACGCTATTGTCGGGGGGAAGGATGATCGCCTGACCTTCGATATCCAGCCGGAAATCGCGGCCCGAATGGGATTTGATGATGCCGAGGCCGAAAGCGCCGTGGAGCGCTTCATGCGCCGATATTTTCTGACGGCGATGGATGTGGGTAGTTTGACACGCCTTGTTTGCGCCAAGCTGGAAGCAGACCACCGCAAGTCGCGGCCGCGGGGGCTGGCGCGATTCCTTCCCGAGAATGACGGGCTGGATGAACCGGTGGATGATGCCTTCGCGCTTGTCGATGGCCGTCTTGATTTTGTCGATCCTGGAATGATCGAGAAAGACCCGGTCTTGCTGTTGCGCCTGTTCTGGGCGGCATCGGCAATGGGAGCCGATCTGCACCCGGATGCGATTGCCGTTGTGGGCCGAAATATCCGTCATATTGACGACGATTTCCGCTCCGACCCGCGGGCCGTGCGGGTATTCTTTTCGATATTGCTGGATTCGGCTGCGCCTCAACTGGTCTTGCGGCTCATGACCGAAGCCGGATTGCTGGGGAAATTCCTGCCGGAATTTGGCAGTATCGTCGCTCGTACCCAGTTCAACATGTATCACCGCTACACCGTGGATGAGCATACATTGCAACTGATCGGATTGTTGCGCGAGATCGAAACCGGTGACCATCCGCTGGATCACCCGGTCGCGACCCGGATTGTGCACGACATCAAGAACCGCCGGGCGCTTCATCTGGCGGCGCTATTGCACGACACCGGCAAGGGCAAGGGCGATCAGTGCGTGGAAGGTGCGCTTCAAGCGCGTGCCGCATGCACACGGCTGGGATTGCCCAAAGCCGAGGTGGAGCTCGTGGCCTGGCTGGTGCGTGCCCATTTGCTGATGAGCGATACCGCGCAGAGGCGCGATATCGGCGATCCGCGGACGGTGATCGAGTTTGCGCGGGAAGTCGGCACGCTGGAGCGGCTCAACCTTCTGACCCTGTTGACGGTCATTGATATCCGATCAGTCGGGCCCGGCATATGGAATGGCTGGAAGGGCCAGCTCCTCCGCGATCTTTACGCGGCAACCCGAACCGTGCTGGAGGGGGATACCTCCAGCGACGGCGAGGCTGAAATCCGCTCGCTCCTGCGGGGCCAGGCTGATGAAGCGCGGGCCGCCTTCCGCGAAAAGCTGAAACGGGTCGACGACCATTTTGCCCAGGGCTGGATCGCGGATCTGGATGATTCCTACTGGCTGTCCTTTTCCGAGGCGGACCGATTGCGGCATGCCGCTTTCGTTCGCGCGGCCCGCGGGCGCGGCGATCTCGTCGCTGCGGCAGCGCGGGTCGACAAGCGGCGGGCCGCGACCGAGGTCATGTTGATTGCTCCGGACCGGGACCGGCTGTTTGCCGATATTGTTGCCGTTCTGGCCAATCTGGGTGCGAGCGTTGTCGGGGCCCAGGTCTCGACGACGGCATCGGGTGAGGCTTTTGATGTCTTTTATGTTCAGGACGCGGCCGGGCAGCCTTATGGCTTTGACCGGGAACGGGCGCGGGATGCTCTGGCAGAACGTGTGAGACGGGCCGCGTCAGGCTCCAAAACACGCGTAACGGCCCGGCCTTCCCAGCCCCTGACCCGGCGAGCGGCCGCCTTCACCGTCATTCCGTCGGTCTCGATCGACCAGACGGCCGCCGAGACGGCCACGCTGATCGAGGCGTCAGGACGGGACCGCCCTGGGCTTCTGGCCGACTTGTCGGAGGCTCTGGCGGATTCGGGGCTGGCGCTACAATCGGCCCGAATTGATGGCTATGGCGAACGCGCCACGGATGTCTTTTACGTTCTGAAAGACGGCAAAAAGCTAACCGATGAGCGGCTCATTGCAGACGTGAAAGCGGCTTTGTTAACCGTCCTGACTGAAGAAGAGGCCCGTATAGAAGAAAAAGCCCGAACCCGCGGTCTCGCTCGCGCCCGGGCCAGTTCCGGACGCTGA